A window of the Butyricimonas virosa genome harbors these coding sequences:
- a CDS encoding ABC-F family ATP-binding cassette domain-containing protein, with translation MITVSDLEIQFGKRTLFRDVNLKFTPGNCYGVIGANGAGKSTFLRILSGDLEPTRGTVMFGPGERLSVLKQDHFAYDECTVLDTVLQGHSSLWKVMQEKNAIYMKEDFSDEDGIRAAELEEQFAGMDGWNAESDAANLLSGLGIKEDLHYSLMKDISGKQKVRVLLAQALFGKPDNLLLDEPTNDLDLETVMWLENYLANYENTVLVVSHDRHFLDSVCTHSVDIDFGKIQLFAGNYSFWYESSQLALRQAQAKNKKAEEKKKELQEFISRFSANVAKSKQTTSRKKMLEKLNVEEILPSTRKYPGIIFTPEREVGDRILDVRNLSKSIEGQTLFRDVEFTVEKGDKIAFLSRDPRAMTALLEILTGNEKPDTGSFTWGVTITNAYLPLDNSAYFQTDMTLVEWLGQYSADTSETFLRGFLGKMLFSGEDIYKRVKVLSGGEKMRCMIAKMMLTNANVLLLDSPANHLDLESIQAFNNTLVAFKGIVLMNSHDHEIIQTVCNRIIELTPNGMIDKRMDFDDYITSDKIKEQLNQMY, from the coding sequence ATGATTACAGTTTCGGATTTAGAGATTCAGTTTGGGAAGAGAACTTTGTTCCGGGATGTGAATTTGAAGTTTACACCGGGGAATTGTTATGGAGTAATAGGTGCCAATGGTGCCGGGAAATCTACGTTCTTGAGAATATTGAGTGGCGATTTGGAGCCAACGCGAGGAACCGTGATGTTCGGACCGGGAGAACGGTTGTCGGTATTGAAACAGGACCACTTTGCTTATGACGAGTGTACGGTTTTGGATACCGTGTTACAGGGACACTCCTCTTTGTGGAAGGTGATGCAGGAGAAGAATGCGATATACATGAAGGAGGATTTCTCGGATGAGGATGGGATTCGGGCTGCCGAACTGGAAGAGCAGTTTGCCGGGATGGACGGATGGAATGCGGAGAGTGATGCGGCGAACTTGTTGAGTGGATTAGGTATCAAGGAAGATTTGCATTATTCCTTGATGAAAGATATAAGTGGAAAGCAGAAAGTACGGGTTTTGTTGGCTCAGGCCTTATTCGGGAAACCGGATAACTTGTTATTGGACGAACCCACGAATGATTTGGACTTGGAGACGGTTATGTGGTTGGAAAATTATCTGGCTAATTACGAGAACACTGTTTTAGTGGTATCGCATGACCGACATTTTCTGGATTCTGTGTGTACACACTCGGTAGATATTGATTTTGGTAAGATTCAGTTATTTGCCGGTAATTATAGTTTTTGGTATGAGTCAAGCCAGCTAGCTTTGCGTCAGGCCCAGGCTAAGAATAAAAAAGCTGAGGAGAAGAAGAAGGAGTTACAAGAGTTTATTTCTCGCTTTAGTGCTAACGTGGCAAAGTCAAAGCAAACCACGAGCCGTAAGAAAATGTTAGAGAAATTGAATGTAGAGGAGATTTTACCTTCTACCCGGAAATACCCCGGGATTATCTTTACCCCGGAACGGGAAGTGGGTGACCGGATTTTGGATGTTCGTAATTTGAGTAAATCTATCGAAGGACAGACCTTATTCCGTGATGTGGAGTTTACCGTAGAGAAAGGGGATAAAATTGCCTTTTTGTCACGTGATCCGAGAGCGATGACTGCCTTGCTAGAGATTCTTACAGGGAATGAAAAACCGGATACTGGTAGTTTTACGTGGGGAGTAACGATCACGAATGCCTATCTTCCATTGGATAATTCAGCTTATTTCCAGACGGACATGACTTTGGTAGAGTGGTTAGGACAGTACTCGGCAGATACAAGTGAAACGTTTTTAAGAGGATTCCTCGGGAAAATGTTATTTTCCGGGGAGGACATCTACAAGCGGGTGAAAGTTTTATCCGGGGGTGAGAAGATGCGTTGTATGATAGCCAAGATGATGTTGACAAATGCGAATGTCTTGTTATTGGATTCTCCGGCGAATCACTTGGATTTGGAATCCATTCAGGCTTTTAATAATACATTGGTGGCGTTTAAAGGAATCGTTTTAATGAATTCTCATGACCATGAGATTATCCAAACCGTTTGTAACCGGATTATAGAATTGACACCTAACGGAATGATAGACAAGCGAATGGATTTCGATGATTATATCACGAGTGATAAGATTAAAGAACAATTGAATCAGATGTACTGA
- the rfbB gene encoding dTDP-glucose 4,6-dehydratase — protein sequence MKNLLITGGAGFIGSHLVRLMVNKYPEYRIVNLDKLTYAGNLANLKDIENMSNYKFVKADICDFEKMREVFAEYEIDGVIHLAAESHVDRSIKDPFSFAQTNVMGTLSLLQAAKLAWEGNFDGKLFYHVSTDEVYGSLQPDGGFFLETTKYDPHSPYSASKASSDHFVRAYHDTYGLPVKISNCSNNYGTYQFPEKLIPLFINNIRHNKPLPVYGTGENVRDWLFVEDHARAIDLIFHKGKVGDTYNIGGFNEWKNIDLIKVMIKVTDRLLGRPEGTSEKLITYVTDRAGHDLRYAIDSTKLHEELGWEPSLQFEEGIEKTVKWYLENQDWLDNVTSGEYLKYYESMYNL from the coding sequence ATGAAAAATTTATTAATCACTGGCGGAGCCGGGTTTATCGGTTCGCATCTGGTTCGGCTAATGGTAAACAAGTATCCGGAATATCGTATTGTCAATTTAGATAAGTTGACCTATGCGGGTAACCTAGCGAATTTGAAGGATATTGAGAACATGTCGAATTACAAGTTCGTGAAAGCGGATATTTGTGACTTTGAGAAAATGCGTGAGGTTTTTGCTGAATATGAAATAGATGGGGTAATCCATTTGGCAGCAGAAAGTCACGTGGATCGATCTATTAAAGATCCGTTTTCTTTTGCCCAGACAAACGTAATGGGAACGTTAAGTTTGTTGCAAGCTGCTAAATTGGCTTGGGAGGGTAATTTTGACGGAAAATTGTTTTATCATGTTTCAACGGATGAAGTGTATGGTTCTTTGCAACCAGATGGAGGTTTCTTTTTGGAGACCACAAAATATGATCCTCATTCTCCCTATTCGGCGTCGAAAGCCTCTTCCGATCATTTCGTGAGAGCTTATCATGATACTTACGGTTTACCCGTGAAAATTTCTAATTGTTCTAATAATTACGGAACTTACCAGTTCCCGGAGAAATTAATCCCGTTGTTTATAAACAATATTCGTCATAATAAACCACTTCCGGTGTATGGAACGGGAGAGAATGTGAGGGATTGGTTGTTCGTGGAGGATCATGCACGGGCAATTGATTTGATATTCCATAAAGGTAAAGTGGGGGACACTTACAATATAGGCGGGTTTAACGAATGGAAGAATATTGATCTGATTAAGGTCATGATCAAGGTTACTGATCGTTTATTAGGCCGTCCGGAAGGAACCTCAGAGAAACTGATCACGTATGTAACAGACCGGGCCGGTCACGATTTGCGTTACGCTATTGATTCCACTAAATTGCATGAAGAGTTGGGTTGGGAGCCTTCCCTGCAGTTCGAGGAGGGGATTGAAAAAACGGTAAAATGGTATTTGGAGAATCAGGATTGGTTGGATAACGTGACGAGTGGGGAATATTTGAAGTATTACGAATCAATGTATAATCTGTAA
- the rfbC gene encoding dTDP-4-dehydrorhamnose 3,5-epimerase, translating to MKVIETEIEGVFILEPRVFGDDRGYFFESFSLKYFEEKVSKMVFVQDNESKSKYGVLRGLHYQLPPYTQAKLVRVVKGRVLDVAVDIRKGSPTFGKYVAVELSEENKLQLFLSKGFAHGFAVLSEEAIFQYKCDEYYAPDYEGAICYDDPDLGIDWRLPLKDIILSEKDKKHPRLRDAILL from the coding sequence ATGAAGGTTATTGAGACTGAAATAGAAGGCGTTTTTATACTTGAACCGCGGGTGTTCGGTGATGATCGGGGATATTTCTTCGAAAGTTTTTCTTTAAAATATTTTGAAGAGAAGGTAAGTAAAATGGTGTTTGTGCAGGATAATGAATCTAAATCTAAATATGGTGTTTTACGGGGTTTGCATTATCAATTACCTCCATATACGCAGGCGAAACTGGTGAGAGTGGTGAAAGGTCGAGTTTTGGATGTTGCCGTGGATATTCGTAAAGGTTCACCGACTTTTGGGAAGTATGTTGCCGTGGAGCTGAGTGAAGAGAATAAATTGCAGTTGTTCTTATCGAAGGGATTTGCTCATGGATTTGCGGTTTTGAGTGAGGAAGCGATATTTCAGTACAAGTGTGACGAGTATTACGCTCCGGATTATGAAGGGGCGATTTGTTACGACGATCCGGATTTAGGAATAGATTGGAGATTGCCGTTAAAGGATATTATATTGTCGGAGAAGGATAAAAAGCATCCGAGGTTGCGGGATGCGATATTGTTGTAA
- a CDS encoding endonuclease/exonuclease/phosphatase family protein, whose translation MKPATLGMTFLGACGIFAPCINPDKWWIPALSGLFMPGIILANLYLLVFWGIHKKWWIILPFITIISNHQFFSGMFQSPWKQDIPYVPKDEITIASYNVEGFYWIARNIKYNIKKLVEDNHIDILCIQEHCEESHLDSITIQQKFGLPNRCVFFNRQTAWANFGISIYSHYPIIRYGEINFNSEKNNSMWADILIGKDTIRVFNNHLQTTDVSINGKKYEEYKSVKDWKGQARTLVNIVEQLKDNFVIRANQAIQVRNIIDTTRYPVIVCGDFNDTPVSFAYNHIAGNNLTDGFRDRGKGYGHSFNGIKGLLRIDFISYDKSFTGLVYDSPHLPWSDHNPIIMKVKLKTTSR comes from the coding sequence ATGAAACCAGCAACCCTAGGAATGACATTCTTGGGCGCATGTGGAATTTTCGCACCATGTATCAATCCTGATAAATGGTGGATTCCTGCATTATCTGGTCTATTCATGCCGGGAATTATATTAGCCAATTTATATCTCCTAGTATTTTGGGGTATCCATAAAAAATGGTGGATTATATTACCATTTATCACAATCATCAGTAATCATCAATTCTTTTCAGGAATGTTCCAATCACCTTGGAAACAAGATATTCCCTATGTTCCAAAAGATGAAATCACCATCGCTAGCTATAATGTTGAAGGTTTTTACTGGATCGCACGAAATATAAAATATAATATAAAAAAATTAGTAGAAGACAATCACATTGATATTTTATGTATCCAAGAACATTGTGAAGAATCACATCTGGATAGCATCACCATTCAACAAAAATTCGGACTTCCCAATCGATGTGTGTTTTTTAACAGACAAACGGCATGGGCCAATTTTGGAATCAGTATATATAGTCATTATCCCATAATTCGATACGGTGAAATCAATTTTAATTCCGAAAAGAACAATAGTATGTGGGCAGACATCTTAATCGGAAAAGATACCATCCGCGTATTCAATAACCACTTACAAACAACAGATGTCAGTATTAATGGTAAAAAATATGAAGAATATAAAAGCGTTAAAGACTGGAAAGGTCAAGCCCGTACACTTGTGAACATCGTGGAACAACTAAAAGACAACTTTGTCATTCGTGCCAATCAAGCTATACAAGTTCGAAACATCATTGACACAACTCGTTACCCCGTCATTGTATGCGGAGATTTTAACGACACGCCCGTGTCCTTTGCCTATAACCATATTGCAGGAAATAACTTAACAGACGGTTTTCGAGATCGAGGGAAAGGATATGGACATTCATTCAACGGGATTAAAGGATTGTTACGAATAGATTTTATCAGTTACGACAAATCTTTCACTGGATTAGTGTACGATTCACCCCATCTTCCATGGAGTGACCACAACCCGATTATAATGAAAGTAAAATTAAAAACAACATCAAGATAA
- a CDS encoding UDP-glucuronic acid decarboxylase family protein: MKCVLVTGGAGFLGSHLCDRLIESGNYVICLDNFFTGSKENIQHLVGNPNFELEERDIIWPYMKGVDEIYNLACPASPVHYQYDPIKTINTSVFGAVNMLELAKGVKAKLLQGSTSEVYGDPVKHPQTEEYWGNVNPIGVRSCYDEGKRCAETLCMDYHRQAGVVVKIIRIFNTYGPRMAQNDGRVVSNFIVNALQGKDIEIYGDGTQTRSFQYVDDLIDGMIRMMATEDEFSGPVNLGNPGEFTMLELANLVLELTGSKSRIVFGTLPEDDPRKRRPDITLAQTKLSWQPMIPLRDGLLKTIDYFKSQL; the protein is encoded by the coding sequence ATGAAGTGTGTATTAGTGACTGGCGGAGCTGGTTTTTTAGGGTCACATTTATGTGATCGATTGATAGAATCAGGTAATTATGTGATTTGTTTAGACAATTTTTTTACCGGTTCGAAGGAAAATATTCAGCATTTGGTAGGTAATCCTAATTTTGAATTGGAGGAACGGGATATTATCTGGCCTTATATGAAGGGAGTGGATGAGATTTATAATCTGGCTTGTCCGGCATCTCCGGTACACTATCAATATGACCCGATAAAAACTATAAATACCTCTGTTTTTGGTGCGGTAAATATGTTGGAATTGGCGAAAGGGGTTAAGGCAAAGTTGTTACAGGGGTCTACGAGTGAGGTTTATGGTGATCCCGTGAAACATCCGCAAACTGAAGAATACTGGGGAAACGTGAATCCTATCGGGGTGCGTTCTTGTTATGATGAAGGAAAGAGATGTGCGGAGACATTGTGCATGGATTATCACCGTCAGGCCGGGGTCGTGGTGAAAATTATTCGTATATTTAATACTTACGGACCTCGTATGGCTCAAAATGATGGGCGTGTGGTGTCGAATTTTATCGTGAATGCTTTACAGGGAAAAGATATTGAGATTTATGGTGATGGAACCCAGACACGAAGTTTTCAATACGTGGATGATTTAATCGATGGTATGATTAGAATGATGGCTACGGAGGATGAGTTTTCCGGTCCTGTGAATCTTGGGAATCCAGGGGAATTCACGATGTTGGAACTGGCGAATTTGGTACTGGAGTTGACAGGGTCAAAGTCTCGAATCGTGTTTGGAACACTACCGGAAGATGATCCTAGAAAGCGTAGACCGGATATAACGTTAGCCCAAACTAAGTTAAGCTGGCAACCGATGATCCCTTTGCGGGATGGGTTGTTGAAAACGATAGATTATTTTAAGTCTCAGTTGTAA
- a CDS encoding polysaccharide biosynthesis protein: MKNYLLGPNGLATKIVHTRYLSRWIVMGIDVVLSTLVTVFAYWLIRFVREELVVWSWVAYLALLAAVISALAFAILHAHRVVMRFTTLRETWRLGIAMALKVIILYPLIHVFYPQVSNERLILGALLDMMTTTVVLVSVRVVLVSLYDFLKIRLHGEQKRVLIFGMDDCSASLSTAVSNSFLPSYKVTGYLTIGKRYKHYRLSGESVYFITGEEGFNRLVKRLRVDGIVFPNYRTAQEEQKRLVRYCQKLELEMLVLPSVEEMSDGQLPRPQMKEIRLEELLGRDEIKISMKEIAEGLEGKVVMVTGAAGSIGSELCRQLTRFNIKQLIFLDSAETPMHNIQLEFTDKFPKTPFVPVIGDVRSLDRMDFVFRNYHPQVVFHAAAYKHVPLMESNPCEAVRVNVFGTMNVADHAVKYGVERFVMVSTDKAVNPTNIMGASKRLAEIYVQSLSVAIRDGLQVGTTRFITTRFGNVLGSNGSVIPRFREQIRNGGPVTVTHPDIIRYFMTIPEACRLVMEAGTMGMGGEIYIFEMGRPVKIADMARRMIELSGFDPDKEISIIYTGLRPGEKLYEELLSNKENTLPTAHNKIRVAKVREYNYFDVVNELNKLNELAARVNIPDMVKMMKDIVPEFVSRNSEFEKYDKESVSS, encoded by the coding sequence ATGAAAAATTATTTATTGGGACCAAATGGATTAGCTACCAAGATTGTACACACGAGATACCTGAGTCGCTGGATCGTGATGGGAATTGACGTTGTGCTTTCAACTTTGGTAACGGTTTTTGCTTACTGGCTTATCCGGTTTGTCAGGGAAGAACTTGTTGTTTGGTCGTGGGTTGCATATTTGGCATTATTGGCGGCGGTCATTAGTGCTTTGGCGTTTGCCATATTACATGCTCATCGTGTCGTGATGCGTTTCACCACATTACGGGAAACTTGGCGTTTGGGGATAGCGATGGCATTGAAAGTGATTATTCTTTACCCTTTGATTCATGTATTCTACCCGCAGGTATCTAATGAGAGATTGATTTTAGGGGCTTTGTTGGACATGATGACTACTACCGTAGTGTTGGTTTCCGTGCGAGTAGTGTTAGTAAGCCTGTATGATTTTTTGAAAATTCGTTTGCATGGAGAACAAAAGCGGGTGTTGATCTTCGGGATGGATGATTGTTCTGCCTCGCTCAGTACGGCAGTTTCTAACAGTTTCTTGCCATCTTACAAGGTAACGGGGTATTTGACTATTGGAAAAAGATATAAGCATTACCGGTTATCCGGTGAATCGGTATATTTTATCACGGGAGAAGAAGGATTTAACCGGTTGGTAAAGCGTTTACGGGTTGATGGAATCGTGTTCCCGAATTATCGGACCGCTCAGGAAGAACAAAAACGATTGGTGCGTTATTGTCAGAAATTGGAGTTGGAAATGTTGGTATTGCCTTCCGTGGAGGAGATGAGTGATGGGCAGTTGCCGCGCCCGCAAATGAAGGAAATCCGTTTGGAAGAATTGCTTGGGCGTGACGAGATAAAGATTAGCATGAAGGAGATTGCGGAAGGATTGGAAGGGAAAGTTGTCATGGTAACAGGTGCTGCCGGTTCTATCGGGAGTGAGTTATGTCGTCAATTGACACGTTTCAATATCAAGCAATTGATATTTCTGGATTCGGCTGAAACTCCAATGCATAATATCCAGTTGGAGTTTACGGATAAGTTTCCGAAGACTCCTTTTGTGCCTGTGATTGGGGACGTGAGATCTCTTGATCGAATGGATTTTGTGTTCCGTAATTATCATCCTCAAGTGGTATTCCATGCGGCAGCTTACAAGCACGTGCCCTTGATGGAATCGAATCCCTGTGAAGCCGTGCGGGTGAATGTGTTTGGTACGATGAATGTTGCGGATCATGCCGTGAAATATGGGGTGGAGCGTTTTGTTATGGTTTCCACGGATAAGGCGGTAAACCCGACGAATATCATGGGAGCCTCCAAGCGCTTGGCCGAGATATACGTACAAAGTTTAAGTGTGGCCATTCGGGATGGTTTGCAAGTAGGAACCACCCGTTTTATCACGACCCGTTTTGGGAACGTGTTAGGATCTAACGGTTCGGTAATTCCGAGATTCCGTGAACAGATTCGCAATGGGGGACCTGTTACGGTGACTCATCCGGATATTATTCGTTATTTCATGACGATCCCGGAAGCTTGTCGTTTGGTGATGGAAGCCGGAACGATGGGAATGGGAGGTGAGATTTATATTTTCGAGATGGGACGTCCCGTGAAGATTGCCGATATGGCAAGACGGATGATTGAATTATCGGGATTTGATCCGGATAAGGAGATTTCCATTATCTACACGGGGTTAAGACCGGGAGAGAAGCTATACGAAGAGTTGTTAAGTAACAAGGAGAACACCTTGCCGACCGCTCATAACAAAATTCGGGTAGCGAAAGTCCGGGAATATAATTATTTTGATGTCGTAAATGAATTGAATAAATTGAATGAATTGGCTGCTAGGGTAAATATCCCGGATATGGTGAAGATGATGAAGGATATTGTACCTGAGTTTGTCAGTCGAAATTCTGAATTCGAAAAATATGATAAAGAGTCAGTGAGTTCATAA
- a CDS encoding endonuclease/exonuclease/phosphatase family protein, whose translation MAALRYFFSLLMVPISLITAGFSLIAYMAGQTNPNESIFITFIGLAMPVILTINLLILIYWIIKKKWWIIIPIAAILLNSGYLASIFQVTISSSKLPDGKIPIRIASYNAGKFKSWEHFETQYYISEFLKNDKANIICFQEYRENTKINADTLSRLLNCPHHAIAYLPGSTTLGTGIFSKYPILQFGKIPLASQTNDAMWVDIQTGETRIRIISCHLQTTNFSKKRRLLDDPVLQNADIQQVEDVVTDISQELAQNFKIRATQAQIVRQVIDTTRIPTIVCGDFNDTPSSYTYQYIKGDLKDSFKTRGNGYAYTFRGIHHLLRIDFILYSKEFKCTDYYSPKKEWSDHNPVISEFYLK comes from the coding sequence ATGGCAGCTCTCAGATATTTTTTCTCACTCTTAATGGTTCCGATAAGCCTCATTACGGCAGGATTTAGCCTCATCGCATACATGGCTGGGCAGACAAACCCAAACGAATCTATATTCATCACGTTCATCGGGTTGGCCATGCCTGTTATCCTGACCATAAATTTACTTATTCTCATTTACTGGATTATCAAAAAAAAATGGTGGATAATCATTCCTATCGCCGCAATTTTACTAAATAGCGGTTATCTTGCGTCTATCTTTCAAGTAACAATATCATCTTCCAAATTACCGGATGGAAAAATTCCCATACGTATAGCCAGCTATAATGCGGGAAAATTCAAATCATGGGAACATTTTGAAACTCAATATTATATTTCGGAATTTCTAAAAAATGACAAAGCTAACATTATCTGCTTCCAAGAATACCGGGAAAACACTAAAATCAACGCAGACACTCTTTCCCGTTTATTGAACTGCCCCCATCACGCAATAGCTTACTTGCCCGGTTCCACCACCTTGGGAACAGGAATCTTTAGTAAATACCCCATTCTACAATTCGGGAAAATACCCCTTGCTTCTCAAACAAACGATGCCATGTGGGTTGATATTCAAACCGGGGAAACAAGGATTAGAATAATCAGTTGTCACCTACAAACAACAAATTTCAGCAAGAAACGGAGATTACTAGATGATCCTGTTCTACAGAATGCTGACATACAACAAGTAGAAGATGTCGTAACGGATATATCACAAGAATTAGCTCAAAATTTCAAGATCAGAGCCACGCAGGCTCAAATCGTAAGACAAGTTATTGATACAACACGAATTCCCACGATCGTTTGTGGAGATTTTAATGATACTCCTTCATCCTACACTTACCAATATATCAAGGGTGATTTAAAAGACAGTTTCAAAACACGAGGTAACGGGTATGCCTATACCTTCCGAGGAATACACCACCTGTTACGCATTGACTTTATCCTTTATTCTAAAGAGTTTAAATGTACAGACTATTATTCACCGAAAAAAGAATGGAGCGATCACAACCCAGTTATCAGTGAATTCTATCTCAAATAA
- the rfbD gene encoding dTDP-4-dehydrorhamnose reductase yields MANILITGANGQLGTELRNRSFSLLDDVFYTDVEELDITNFKAICAFIETHDIDTIINCAAYTAVDQAEDDKEKAMKLNRDAVANLANAAVKLDCLLVHISTDYVFDGTSDHPYTEKDATNPQSVYGRTKLEGEQAIKKSGCLYIIIRTAWLYSGYGHNFVKTISRLASERDELNVVNDQWGTPTYAGDLAEAIISIMERDDLPELEGVYHFTNEGACTWYDFAKEIVAFTGANCKVNPVTTEEYPSKVKRPAYSILDKTKIKETFDLEIRDWREALKSCMATF; encoded by the coding sequence ATGGCGAATATATTGATCACGGGTGCGAATGGACAATTAGGTACGGAGCTGAGAAATCGTAGCTTTTCTTTGCTGGATGACGTGTTTTACACGGATGTTGAAGAATTGGATATAACGAATTTTAAGGCGATATGTGCCTTTATTGAGACACATGATATTGACACGATCATTAATTGTGCCGCATACACGGCTGTAGACCAAGCGGAAGACGATAAGGAAAAAGCGATGAAATTGAATCGTGATGCCGTGGCTAACTTGGCCAATGCTGCCGTGAAATTGGATTGTCTGCTGGTTCATATCTCGACAGATTACGTGTTTGACGGGACATCGGATCATCCTTACACGGAAAAAGATGCTACAAATCCGCAGAGCGTGTACGGGAGAACAAAATTGGAAGGAGAACAGGCAATCAAAAAATCGGGATGTCTGTATATTATTATCCGTACGGCTTGGCTGTATTCCGGGTATGGACATAATTTTGTTAAAACAATATCCCGTTTAGCTTCAGAACGGGACGAGTTGAACGTGGTAAACGATCAGTGGGGAACGCCGACTTATGCCGGAGATCTGGCCGAGGCTATTATTAGCATTATGGAACGGGATGATCTCCCAGAATTGGAGGGAGTGTATCACTTTACGAACGAAGGAGCTTGTACGTGGTATGATTTTGCCAAAGAAATAGTGGCGTTTACAGGGGCAAATTGTAAAGTAAATCCGGTGACAACAGAGGAATATCCCTCTAAAGTAAAAAGACCTGCTTATTCAATTTTGGATAAGACAAAAATTAAGGAAACTTTCGATTTGGAGATCCGGGATTGGAGAGAAGCATTAAAAAGTTGCATGGCAACTTTTTAA
- a CDS encoding glycosyltransferase family 2 protein, which yields MTQFLQYLFWISIIIVFYTYIGYGILLYLLVKIKEKLHPKQPLTLPVPLPDVTLLIAAYNEEKIVKAKMDNCETLDYPKDKLHVIWVTDGSTDSTNTLLAVYPKVTVLFSPERRGKTAALNRAIPYIKTSYTIFTDANTMLNVESIKKIMTCFTDPKTGCVAGEKRIENKDKDNAASGGEGFYWRYESKLKAWDSKLYSAVGAAGELFAIRTKLFNPMPEDTLLDDFILSLRIAMQGYKIAYCDKAYAIESGSADMHEEQKRKVRIAAGGLQSIARLKGLLNLFKYGTLTFQYISHRVLRWSVTPVLLFLLFPLNLILVMIQGASLYKIIFILQVIFYVLAWLGAIMAKKQIKIKILFIPYYFTFMNLNVLKAFFYLKRHKGKGTWEKAKRG from the coding sequence ATGACACAGTTTCTTCAATACCTATTCTGGATTTCCATCATTATTGTATTCTATACATACATCGGGTACGGAATCCTATTATACCTCCTTGTCAAGATCAAAGAAAAACTCCACCCGAAACAGCCGTTAACGCTCCCGGTTCCTCTTCCCGATGTTACGCTTCTTATAGCAGCTTACAACGAAGAAAAGATCGTCAAAGCAAAAATGGATAACTGTGAGACTCTCGATTACCCGAAGGACAAGTTACACGTGATCTGGGTTACCGATGGTTCCACCGATTCCACGAACACGCTATTGGCCGTGTACCCGAAGGTAACGGTTCTCTTTTCCCCCGAACGTAGAGGAAAAACAGCTGCCTTGAACCGGGCCATACCATATATTAAAACGTCATACACCATTTTCACGGATGCCAACACGATGCTCAACGTGGAGTCGATAAAAAAAATTATGACTTGTTTCACCGATCCTAAAACGGGATGCGTGGCCGGAGAAAAGCGTATTGAAAACAAAGATAAAGACAACGCAGCTTCAGGAGGGGAAGGTTTTTACTGGCGCTACGAATCAAAATTAAAAGCGTGGGATTCCAAGTTATACTCGGCAGTAGGAGCTGCCGGAGAATTATTCGCCATCCGCACGAAATTATTCAACCCCATGCCCGAAGACACTTTATTAGATGATTTCATTCTCTCGCTACGAATTGCCATGCAAGGATACAAAATTGCCTATTGCGACAAGGCCTATGCCATTGAATCCGGCTCCGCAGATATGCACGAAGAACAAAAACGCAAAGTACGCATCGCGGCAGGGGGATTACAATCTATCGCACGGTTAAAAGGGCTACTCAACCTATTCAAATACGGCACTCTCACTTTTCAATATATATCACACCGGGTACTACGCTGGTCGGTTACTCCCGTCCTATTATTCCTGCTATTTCCTTTAAATTTAATTCTCGTCATGATACAGGGAGCATCCCTCTATAAAATCATATTCATCTTACAAGTTATCTTTTACGTTCTTGCTTGGCTCGGAGCTATTATGGCCAAAAAACAGATAAAAATAAAGATTCTGTTTATCCCTTACTACTTCACATTTATGAATTTAAACGTGTTGAAAGCATTTTTCTACCTGAAAAGACACAAAGGTAAAGGAACTTGGGAAAAAGCGAAAAGAGGATAA
- a CDS encoding four helix bundle protein, with the protein MNNIAEGYEAGGNVMFKKFLQISRGSCGEVRSMLYLAKDLKYIDEIKVNGLLSDCMVLSKGISKLITYLIPQPATCNL; encoded by the coding sequence ATGAATAATATTGCGGAGGGGTATGAGGCTGGTGGTAATGTGATGTTTAAGAAGTTTTTGCAAATATCGAGGGGAAGTTGTGGTGAAGTTCGGAGTATGCTGTATTTGGCTAAGGATTTGAAATATATAGACGAAATAAAAGTAAACGGGTTATTGTCCGATTGTATGGTTTTATCTAAAGGTATCAGTAAATTAATTACTTATTTGATTCCACAACCAGCAACCTGTAACCTGTAA